A genomic stretch from Engraulis encrasicolus isolate BLACKSEA-1 chromosome 10, IST_EnEncr_1.0, whole genome shotgun sequence includes:
- the si:ch211-220i18.4 gene encoding SRSF protein kinase 3, with the protein MYNTVRRAQQAVCLPLLAGLNPLGCLEPRGPVDEEDPREYGYGGYHPVNIGDVFSKRYKVMSKLGWGYFSTVWLCVDLRSGRRVAVKVLKSGEGFTQAGQDELTLLRCASGPTARHPLSGHIVRLLDEFKVAGKNGVHICLVLELLGPDLRCWQVCMGSPGLSIPCVKRVITQVLEGLDYLHNHCKIIHTDIKPENILLCLESQSQGRTAGGAPHKFLGYVAPVESPDEGTFNLDKITVKIADLGSSCWVYKHFCDEIQTRQYRSLEVLLGCDYGPPADIWSVACMAFELLTGDSLFEPLKGKSYTLEEDHIAHIIELLGVIPPAIALSGKYSHEYFDRKGELRHIPVLRPWSLFEVLVEKYHYPLREASVFSDFLRDMLDFLPERRSTAAQCLKHPWLLGC; encoded by the exons ATGTACAACACGGTCAGGCG GGCTCAGCAGGCTGTCTGTCTCCCGCTGCTGGCCGGCTTGAATCCTCTGGGTTGCCTGGAGCCGCGGGGGCCGGTGGATGAGGAGGATCCGCGCGAGTATGGCTACG GTGGCTATCACCCTGTCAACATAGGAGATGTTTTCAGCAAGAGGTACAAAGTGATGTCCAAACTTGGCTGGGGATACTTCTCTACAGTCTGGCTCTGCGTCGACCTGAG GTCAGGTCGACGTGTTGCAGTGAAGGTCCTGAAGAGTGGAGAGGGCTTCACTCAGGCCGGCCAGGATGAACTGACACTATTACGCTGC GCCAGTGGTCCGACAGCTCGCCACCCTCTGAGTGGACACATCGTTCGGCTACTGGACGAGTTCAAAGTCGCAGGGAAGAATGGAGTCC ACATCTGTCTGGTTCTGGAGCTGCTGGGTCCCGACCTGCGATGTTGGCAGGTGTGTATGGGGAGCCCTGGTCTCTCCATACCGTGTGTCAAACGCGTCATCACGCAG GTTCTTGAGGGCTTGGATTACCTGCATAACCACTGTAAAATCATCCACACCGACATCAAACCGGAGAACATCCTGCTGTGTCTTGAATCGCAGTCCCAGGGCCGAACAGCAGGGGGCGCACCACACAAGTTCCTCGGATACGTCGCTCCAGTGGAAAGCCCAG ATGAAGGCACGTTCAACTTGGACAAAATCACAGTGAAGATTGCTGATCTAGGCAGCTCGTGCTGGGTG TACAAGCACTTCTGTGATGAGATCCAAACCCGACAGTACCGCTCCCTAGAGGTTCTGCTGGGCTGTGATTACGGACCGCCAGCTGACATCTGGAGTGTAGCCTGCATG GCGTTTGAGCTCCTGACTGGTGACTCCCTATTTGAACCTCTGAAAGGAAAGAGTTACACTCTGGAGGAAG ATCATATTGCCCACATCATAGAGCTGCTGGGGGTGATCCCTCCTGCCATCGCACTGTCTGGAAAATACTCCCATGAGTACTTCGACCGCAAAG GTGAGCTGCGCCACATTCCTGTGCTGCGCCCGTGGAGTCTGTTTGAGGTGCTGGTTGAGAAGTACCACTACCCCCTCCGGGAGGCCTCCGTCTTCTCTGACTTCCTGCGCGACATGCTGGACTTCCTGCCAGAGAGGCGCTCCACGGCGGCCCAGTGCCTCAAACACCCCTGGCTCCTCGGCTGCTGA